AAACAACATCAATATTGTGTTCGATAGGTttgggaaagatgcacaaccttaggatctgagggaggtcatcaacaggaggaccagcgcTCAGGAGGGGGTATCAGGAACGTCTACTCCACCTAGAGCAGCAATCCCACCaacagtgcaggctcaaatagatgcacttgtCATGGCTGTCCAgggtctgacaaagaaaccttccaaatcaagctggctcatagaagtggtaGTCCTTTCAGTGCCaatatccaagctgctcaaccaccatcgAAATACAAGACCATGAAACtgccaacatacactgggaaggaggacccagtatgacacattggaaagttcgaggatcagatggagttactcggtgtggagcatgattataggtgcagggtattccctaccactctctctgactcagctcaggaatggtattggaaattcaaatctggatccatcacttcctgggggtagttcaggaaggaatttttcAAGGTCTTCAGTGCCGAAAGGATTCAACCAGCTTATGCCAATAAGCTAGCTAACATCAAGCAAATGAAGAttgaatccctgaaggactacatccaaagattcatgaaaGAGGCAAAACAAGCATCcatagtaggagatgaagggaagttcgttgccatctcagCAAGAATAATTTATCATAGTCCCTAAGATAGCATACACAAGAACCCCATTAAAaccttgcaagagttcctggactgagtagacaaatacatgaagcaagatgatgctatcatgaaggaaggaaaaggcataaaccatctgaccactgtcaaggcagatAAGAACGGTGCAAACCCTCAGGTTGGCAATGGGGGAAACTGTAAGAAGAGgagtacctcaggggccgagcatACTAGAGAAAAGCAACCCAAGTCAGCACCAACCGACAAACAGCCAAAGCATCAACCCTACTAGCCCAGATTCACCAATTATACCGTCCTGACTACACCAaaggctgagatttacttggaaacataccaggaggtaccatacctaGAGCCACCACCCTTTCGTTCAGAAGGGAAgagggacaagaataagttttttcgtttccataatgattatgggcacgacacaaacaagtgcaaacaattgaaggatgagatagagtttctccttcgCTCAGGAAAACTCTCAAGGTACCAAGTCAAGACCAAAACCCTGAGCAGGAATCTAGAGTACCGAAGGCAGAGGAGCCCACCACTAGAGCTAGCGGCCGTAGACTTAACATTGGATACAATGTGTAGGGTGCCCCACATAGCAGGAAACAGTCACAATGAtcatgagcgatatgcaaggaccctaagtcAAGAGGTAGGGAAGTCTTCTCAGTGCATGACAGTCGAGGAGTGATCTCCaaagaatccaaagtatgaaagttaAACTCTCTcttttacggaggatgacgccaggcacgtgaggtacccccacaatgacccttttgtccttaccattcaaatcgccaatgctcgagtgaagagatgcttggtagATACGAGAAGCTcaatagatatcatctacaaaacatcccacgagaagatgaagctcacagtcaaggacctgacatcgtgttcccaagtgatatatgggttcacgggagaatgcctagcaccaacaGGAACTATCATACTACCAGTCACGGTGGGGGATTCCCCCAGGCACAAGACTGTGATgatagagttcctggtggtagattgctcatcgacTTACAATGTAATGCTcggggagacccctcctgatgacTTTACACACAACagtgtctatctggcatctatctttgaagttccccacaagccccgggcaaggatgcgtatagggtaaccaaagggaggcatgaGAATGCTATAATCTttcagtggtcaaggcaaagataGGACCTTgcataaacaacatggtagtaaccttctgcgaagagaatgaaggaacggatgaagttgtcaacatggaatttgacgttgaaagaaacactctactagagtcgggggctccttttaacgaagatttgttattatagaaagtttcccAAACCGAGGGACACgacattgatcctcgctttggggatgacgtcatgggggtaggaccagtcgaagatcttgacgaagtcctactaaaTGAGGAGGACTCGACTAAAGTAATTAAAGTCGAGAAGGAGccaaaggtggaaattaaggcacgattggtagaatttttgaagaagaaccaggacgtctgtgcctggtcacataaggacatggttggaatttctccatctatgataagccatgtcctcaatgtggtcaagaactacccaccggtgcaacaaaagaagagactgcttgacaaagaccgatctcaagccctgaaggaggaggtcgagcggcttaAGGAAAAGGGtcttataagggaggcctactacccatattgggtatcaaaccccatgCTGGTGCCAAAACCAAAGGGGaggtggagaacatgcgtggacttcacagatctgaacaaggtcTGCCCCAAAGACTGATTCCCACTACCAATAATATACAAATTGGCCGATGCAACTGTAGGACCTGAAATACTCttattcatggatgcgtattcctGGTATAATAAAATAAGTCTGCACCCTcctgacgaggaacataccagcttccggacagacaatagattgtactgttataaggtgatgccattcggcttgaagaatgcaTGAGACACCTACCAACGTTTAGTCAATtgatgttccgagacttgatcggcaaaaatatggaggtatacgttgatgacatgttgtTCAAGTCCAAaaaagctggagggcatgttcgagacttggaggaatgctttgcaatacttagaaagtataggaTGAatttaaaccctctcaagtgctcatttggataGTCATTTCATGTGGAATCAAGGCTAACACCAAGaaaatcaaagcattgatcgacatgaagtcacctaccacaatcaaagaagtgcagaGCTTAACATGAAGAGTAGCTGcactaagtaggttcatatctaagtcaacggacaagtgtgtccccttctttaacctactgaggggcagcaagaacaTCCAATGAACCAAGGAGTGCgagaaagctttccaagccttaaaggaGCATCTTGCTCAATCTCCCGTCCTatcgaagccaatatatggtgaagtactattcatctatttggcaatcaccgagcatgcaattagtCTTGCTTAGGTAAAAGAAgggaacagggtacaacaccttgTGTAGTATATCAGTAAGAGGCTAGCAGGTGCGAAGTCTaagtatccccctcttgaaaagctagcctactatttagtaattACCTCTCGAAAgttgcgtccatatttccaagctcactcggtTCAAGTCCTAACTAATAAAATGttgagacaagttcttcagaaacgaGAGGCCTCGGGAAGATTTctaagtgggcagtggaactaggatagtttgatatcacttatcattcgaggacagcaataaaaggacaagcattggcagacttcatagtcaaaAGCGCCAACCTTGAAGATCCCTCCTACTAGTCGAAGAATGGAGTTACCGAGAAGAAATGAGATACTCCtttatggaagctatatgttgatgaaGCTTCTAATGAACACAACTCGGGCACAGGAATCATACTAATCACCCCCGAGAATCATCGAATTCACTATGCTCTCATATTTGGATTCAacacttcaaacaacgaggctgagtacgaggcattgctAGTAGGATTATGCTTATCTTGGGATGTTCATGCACGGTCCCTGGAGATACTCAGTGATTCCCAACGAGTAGTGTatcaggtactgggggagtatcaagccaagggacttaggatggtgcagtacctgaacaaggttaAGGACTTGTTTACACAGtccaagaaatactcaattatataatTCCCGAGGGAGTAGAATGCCAATTTTGATGCCTTGGCAAAGTTTTCCAGTGCCAAAGATGTggacaccctgaatgtcgttcCTATCAAATCCTTGGAGGAAATAAGCATAGTCGAGTAGGAGGCATATGTTATATTTTCGAATAATCAATGTAACAACCATGGatcttcaatgaatgaatgaatttaatttcttaagtttcacttaattctttaaatttctttaaaCGAGGGACTGGTCACTCTAGACCTGCCAACCCCATCAGATCATGTTCGAaactggtccttgagggacctatcgatccatacgatccaaaagagagacaggtcctaggacgttgtcgtcaaattatggatcatgttcgatcttggttcttgaggagcctatcgacccatacgatccaaacaagagactggtctgaataccttgtcgccaaactatttgatcatgttcgatcttggttcttaaggaacctatcgacccacacgatcaacaacaGAGACAGGTCTTAGGACCTTGccatcaaattatggatcatgttcgatcttggttcatAAGGAGGCTATCGACCCATACGTTCCATAAAAGAGACAGGTGCTacgaccttgttgccaaatttatggatcatgttcgatcttggttcttgaggagcctatctaCCCATATGATCCAAATAAGAGATTAgtccaaggaccttgtcgccaatttatttgatcatgttagaacttggttcttgaggaacctatcgacctatatgGTAAACAAAtgagactggtccaaggaccagtcgccattattttataatgtttgatcctggttcttgaggaaacTATCGACCCAGACGATCAGAAAAGAGACTGGTCCAAAGACTAGTCGCCATCATTGGATCATAATCGAATTAGGTCCTTGAGGGACTGatcaataatttgatctaagactcgttataggctcgattagcccatctagactcggttggtccaacttagacacttttgtctacaatcattataacgaggaCACGAGATATTACATATACCGTGCTACACTGACACTTGCTACACagtctgcatctgtgtataggtatcattactagtgagtatgaaaccatcacctgactaccaatgagggacaagcatttgctacttgcatcattgggttaaaaggatagtactatgtgtctaatgTTCTTAACTAATGAGATGCCCTTAACTAATGTTCTTGAAGTTGAATTGTTCGATGTGTGGGGTATCGATTTTATGGGCCCTTTCCCTCCATCTTATGGCGACTTGTACATTTTGGTAGCTGTGGATTACgtttcaaaatgggtggaagcagtTGCCTCTCCCACTAATGATCCTAAAGTTGTCATGAGGTTCTTACAGAAGAATGTTTTCACTCgttttggcactccaagggcaATCATTAGCAATGAGGAGACCCATTTTGTGAACAAAGTGTTGGCTAGCTTATTGGCTAAATATGATGTGAGGCACAAGATAGCTACTGCTTACCATCCCCAAACTAATGGGCAAGCTGAGTTGTCTAATAGAGAGATAAAAGGTGTCCTTGACAAAGTGGTGAGTCCCAACCGCAAGGATTGGTCCAAGAGATTAGATGACGCATTGTGGGCTTATAGAACAGCTTTCAAGACACCATTGGGGATGTCACCATATCGGTTGGTATTTGGAAAAGCATGTCACCTGCCAGTAGAACTTGAGCACCGCGCTTATTGGGCTATTCAAACACTCAACATGGACTTGCAACTTGCAGGAGAAAAAAGAATGTTGCAGTTAAATGAATTGGAAGAGATGCGATTATTCTCTTATGAAAATGCCAAACTTTACAAGGAGAAAACAAAAAGGTGGCATGACAAGCATATTCAGCCAAGGGTGTtcaaagaagaagaggattaagagttagaagaaaaagaagagaataTCTCTATCAATTTGGCTTGTTCTTCTAAAATCTACTTTCACATAATTTTatgttctttttctttcttccttgaactcttgagataatgttgaatgtttattgTGGTGACTTGGGTATTTTTACTATTACTTAAATTGTTTGTATTagggatattgatgaaccctaatttgcaATTGCCCACAAATTGTTGACTGTTTTATGAAAATTTTCTCTTGTTCAATTAAGCTATTTTTATTGTGCAAATCTCTTGCTTGAGAATGATTAACTTAGGTGAGAGACAAGCTAGTTTTAATTCCGGAAGGGTAAAAATTagtggaaatgcttgattgatgcatgttgatacttttgttattgattagtgaataacttaggaatattttattcaccttgaaaacttgaaggattgatgcttggaattatgttcttgaaattaaatttagcataggaatatgtgaatctaatttatggaactttaacatgagcatttggaaaaatggcatgtgcattaaattggaaatcctagttacaagagaactttgctatgaactttgttgcaacatcagggGAAAAACTACAAATTAAggggatttgatatgcctaactttCATCATCATAATAATCACAATTTGTCATTTTCCAGCTTTATTGCTAAAATCCTAAATTTATTCTCTTGTTTAGTTCTTTTTGTTCTTTAGTTCAATTGATCAAGTcataaaaaaagggatagttAATTGTACCCCAAATTGTTTGATGATGATTTTTCCAATATTTGTTAGGAaatccttgaggagacgataaaaattactttcattatattacttgttcaacgattgtgtacacttgcacacacttaggaaaatctgcaacaagtttttggcgccgttgtcggggatTGCTTAAAGTCAATTATTGTAAAGTTGATTATCTTGcaatttgatttaatttttctttcttttgtgcTAACTTGGGTGATTCTTGTGCAATTTCAGGTTTATATAATGTATGAATGAGAATCAAGACCCTGAACTACTTCCCACTCATCTATAAATCGAGCGCACTTTTAGAAGAAGGTGAAGAATACAAAAGTCAAAAAGGGAAGTAGTAATGATGGATGCTGAGCAAGGGGCTCAACAGGGAGTCGCCCAGAGGGCTGCTCCTCTACCAAGAGTCGTTCATGATCCACCAGTAAATACAGCAGGAGTTGCTCAAGGGGGAGTAGCAGCCAACAATGGGCAAAATGCAGTTGCTGTGGCTGATGACAGAGATCGGGCTATCAGGAAATATGCTCTCCCCCTCTTCAATGAGCTTAATCCAAGCATCGTCAGACCAGAAATTCAGGCAGCACAGTTTGAATTGAAGCCAGTCATGTTCCAGATGCTTCAAACTGTGGGCCAATTTAGTAGGATGCCAAccgaggatcctcaccttcacctTCGCTTTTTCATTGTACTAAGTGACTCTTTCAAGATGCCCGGAGTGACAAAGGATGCATTGAGACTAAAGTTGTTCCCATACTCCTTGAGAGATAGAGCCAGAGCTTGGTTGAACTCCTTGCCATCTAATTCCGTGAGTACTTGGCAAGAGTTGGCTAAGCGGTTCTTGATGAAGTATTTTCCTCCCACAAAAAATGCCAAGCTTCACAATGAGATTACTTCATTTCAACAACTTGAGGAAGAATCCTTATATGAGGCATGGGAGCGGTTTAAGGAGTTGTTACGCAAATGCCCTCACCATGGCATTCCTCATTGCATCCAAATGGAAACCTTCTATAATGGTCTTAACGCTCATACTAGGATGGTGGTTGATGCTTCAGCGAATGGGGCTCTTCTTGCTAAGTcctataatgaggcatatgaaatccttgagagaatatccaacaacaactatcagtggcCCACTTCTAGATTGTCTACCGGTAGAAAGGTGGCCGGTATTCATGATGTAGATGCCATCACTTCTTTGGCGGCCCAAGTGTCTTCTACTTCTAATATGCTCAAGACAATGAATATGGGGATGAATCAATCAATGGGACAGCCTATGGGGACACGAATGGGGCAAATGGAGAGCATTTCTTGTGTGTATTGCTGTGAGGGTCATACTTTTCATAACTGTCCCTCTAATCCATCAGCTGTATGTTATATGGGGAACCAAAATAGGAATGGTCCTTATTCTAATTCCTACAACCCATCATGGAGGAAACACCCCAATTTTTCATGGAGTAATCAAGGAGCTGGCCCTAGTAATCCTTCATTGCCTCCAAGACCAAATTTTCCACCGGGTTACCCCCCTCAAGCACCACAACAAAGACCACAACAACCGACAATACAATCTAGCTCTCTTGAGAGCATGCTGAAGGAATATATAGTGAAGAATGAAGCCATAATTCAGAGCCAAGCGGCTTCATTGAGGAACTTAGAAAACCAAGTTGGGCAACTAGCCAATGAGCTTAGAAATAGACCCCACGACACACTGCCAAGTGATACTGAGAATCGAAGGAGTATGGGAAAGGAACATTGTAAAGctgtcactttgaggagtggaaaGGAGTTGGAGAAGGACAAGACCGAGTATGGGCATGAGggtgagccctcttcaatccaaataaatgaggaaTTCCAAAAAGATGCTGAACTTCCTAGTGCACAAAAATCTGCCTCTGCCCAGGATACTGCAGGGATATTGCAGCATTGTCAACCAGCAAGCTCAATTTCAAAGATGCCACCTCCATTTCCTCAACGTTTTCAGAAGCAAAAGTTAGATTTTCAATTCAAGAAGTTTCTAGATACGTTGAAGCAGTTTCATATCAACATCCCACTGGtagaggcacttgagaaaatgcCTAACTATGTAAAATTCATGAAAGATATTCTTACAAGGAAGAGAAGGTTAGGAGAATTTGAGACAGTGGCTCTTACAAAGGAATGTAGCTCATTCTTACAAAACAAGCTGCCACCGAAGATGAAAATCCTGGGAGTTTCACCATTCCATGTACCATTGGTAATTCTTATTGTGGCATGGAATTATGTGACTTGGGTGCTAGTGTAAATCTGATGTCTATGTCTGTGTATAGACGATTGGGGATTGGTGAAGTCCGACCTACCACAGTGACTCTACAACTTGCAGATAGATCTCTTGCTTATCCAGATGGGAAGATTGAGGATGtcttgataaaagttgataagttCATTTTCCCAGTTGATTTCATTGTGTTGGATTATGAGGCAGACAGGGAGGTACCAATCATTCTAAGGAGGCCTTTTCTAGCTACTGGTAGAACTTTGATTGCTGTGCAAAAGGGTGAACTTACTATGAGGGTTAAAAATGAGCAGGTGACTTTCAATGTTTTCAAGGCTATGAGATTTCCAAATGAGGTCGAAGAGTGTTATGTGGTTTCATTGGTAGATTCTTTGGCTTCAAAGGAATTAGAAAACAATTTTGATGATCCTCTAGAGAGACTCTTGATGTTTGATTCACATGAAGAAGATGAGGATGAATACTTGGCTTGGCTAGAAGCTAGCTCACAAGGATTGCATACAAGAAAGCATTTTGAATCTCTGGAGCTCTCTTCAAGGTCTTTCGCAGCCCCTAAACCATCAGTGGAAGAGCCTCCGGAGTTGGAATTAAAAGCTTTACCCTCACACTTAAGATATGCCTATTTGGGTAAGTCTTCCACCTTACCTCTGATTGTTTCAGCTGAGTTAAGTATGGAGCAAGAAGAAAAGTTGCTGGATGTATTGAGGAAGTTCAAGAAGGTCATTGGATGGACCATTGCAGACATAAAAGGAATTAATCTTTCTCTATGCATGCATAAGATTATGTTAGAAAACAATGAAAAAGGGTCTATTGAAGGGCAAAGAAGGCTAAATTCTATCATGAAAGAAGTGGTGAAAAAGGAGATTATCAAGTGGCTCGATGCAAGTATTATTTATCCAATCTCTGACAGCTCATAGGTCAGTCCTGTCCAGTGTGTACAAAAGAAAGGTGGGATTACAGTAGTGGAAAATGAAGACAATGAGCTGATTCCTACTAGAACTGTGATAGGGTGGCGAATTTTCATGGACTATAGAAAACTGAACAAGGCTACTCGAAAAGATCACTTCCCTCTTCCCttcattgatcagatgttagACAGACTTGCAGGGAGAGAGTACTATTGTTTTCTAGAGGGATACTCTGGTTACAATCAGATAGCAATCGCTCCAGAGGATCAGCACAAGAAAACTTTCACTTGTCCCTATGGTACTTTCGCATTTCGAAGGATGCCTTTTGGTCTATGTAACGCACCTGCCACATTTCAGAGATGTATGATGGCTATTTTCACTGACATGGTGGAGCAGTTCCTAGAGGTATTCATGGATGACTTCTCTATTTTCGGTGATTCATATGACGATTGCTTGAGCAACTTGGCCAAGGTTTTGCAaagatgtgaagaaacaaacCTTGTTcttaattgggagaaatgccattttatggttaaaGAAGGTATTGTTTTGGGCCACAAGATATCAAGGCAAGGAATTGAAGTTGATTGAGCTAAGATTGAAGTTATTGAGAAGCTCCCTCCTCCTACTTCGGTGAAGCATATTAGAAGCTTTCTTGGGCATGCCGGGTTCTATAGGTgattcataaaagatttctcCAAGGTCTCTAAGCCTCTCTGCAACCTATTGGAGAAAGAGGCGCCATTACACTTTGATGAAGCATGTTTGAAAGCCTTTGAAGAGTTGAAAGAGAGATTGATTTCAGCACCAATAATTGTAGCTCCAGATTGGGACGTgccttttgaattaatgtgtgaCGCTAGCGACTATGTGGGGCAGCGAAGAAGCAAGATATTTCACTCCATTTATTATGCTAGCCTCACTTTGACAGgtgctcaacttaattatacaGTGATGGAAAAGGAACTCTTGGCTGATGTCTTTGCCTTTGACAAGTTTCGAGCTTATTTGGTGGGCACCAAGGTAATAGTATACACAGATCACTCCGCTATAAAGTACTCGATTGAGAAAAAGGATTCCAAGCCTCGTTTAATTAGATGGGTGCTTTTACTTCAAGAGTTTGATGTGGAAATTCAAGATAGGAAGGGAGTCAAGAATCCAGTGGCGGATCATTTGTCGAGAGTGGAAGGTGAAAAAGGATCCTGTGTTCTAGTGCCCATCAAAGAGACATTTCCAGATGAGCAATTGTTTGAGGTCAAGCACTCTCATGTTGTTCCTTGGTTTGCGGATTTTGCTAATTATTTGGTTAGTGGATTGTTGCCTCCGGATTTGACAAGCCAACAAAAGAAGAAGTTTTTGCATGACGTGAGGCATTACTTTTGGGAGGAGCCATTCTTGTTCAAAAAATGTGTCGACCACAT
The genomic region above belongs to Humulus lupulus chromosome 1, drHumLupu1.1, whole genome shotgun sequence and contains:
- the LOC133813922 gene encoding uncharacterized protein LOC133813922 → MSVYRRLGIGEVRPTTVTLQLADRSLAYPDGKIEDVLIKVDKFIFPVDFIVLDYEADREVPIILRRPFLATGRTLIAVQKGELTMRVKNEQVTFNVFKAMRFPNEVEECYVVSLVDSLASKELENNFDDPLERLLMFDSHEEDEDEYLAWLEASSQGLHTRKHFESLELSSRSFAAPKPSVEEPPELELKALPSHLRYAYLGKSSTLPLIVSAELSMEQEEKLLDVLRKFKKVIGWTIADIKGINLSLCMHKIMLENNEKGSIEGQRRLNSIMKEVVKKEIIKWLDARWRIFMDYRKLNKATRKDHFPLPFIDQMLDRLAGREYYCFLEGYSGYNQIAIAPEDQHKKTFTCPYGTFAFRRMPFGLCNAPATFQRCMMAIFTDMVEQFLEVFMDDFSIFGDSYDDCLSNLAKVLQRCEETNLVLNWEKCHFMVKEGIVLGHKISRQGIEVD
- the LOC133813918 gene encoding uncharacterized protein LOC133813918, with protein sequence MDAEQGAQQGVAQRAAPLPRVVHDPPVNTAGVAQGGVAANNGQNAVAVADDRDRAIRKYALPLFNELNPSIVRPEIQAAQFELKPVMFQMLQTVGQFSRMPTEDPHLHLRFFIVLSDSFKMPGVTKDALRLKLFPYSLRDRARAWLNSLPSNSVSTWQELAKRFLMKYFPPTKNAKLHNEITSFQQLEEESLYEAWERFKELLRKCPHHGIPHCIQMETFYNGLNAHTRMVVDASANGALLAKSYNEWPTSRLSTGRKVAGIHDVDAITSLAAQVSSTSNMLKTMNMGMNQSMGQPMGTRMGQMESISCVYCCEGHTFHNCPSNPSAVCYMGNQNRNGPYSNSYNPSWRKHPNFSWSNQGAGPSNPSLPPRPNFPPGYPPQAPQQRPQQPTIQSSSLESMLKEYIVKNEAIIQSQAASLRNLENQVGQLANELRNRPHDTLPSDTENRRSMGKEHCKAVTLRSGKELEKDKTEYGHEGEPSSIQINEEFQKDAELPSAQKSASAQDTAGILQHCQPASSISKMPPPFPQRFQKQKLDFQFKKFLDTLKQFHINIPLVEALEKMPNYVKFMKDILTRKRRLGEFETVALTKECSSFLQNKLPPKMKILGVSPFHVPLVILIVAWNYVTWVLV